Proteins encoded by one window of Portunus trituberculatus isolate SZX2019 chromosome 27, ASM1759143v1, whole genome shotgun sequence:
- the LOC123509513 gene encoding ubiquitin-conjugating enzyme E2 C-like: MAQNIAPVTASSSNVTKSSPEKALAGRDSHSVTKRLQHELMTLMISKDKGISAFPDGDNLFKWVGTITGPASTVYEGLSYRLSLEFPSSYPYTAPTVKFITTCFHPNVDLHGNICLDILKEKWSASYDVRAVLLSIQSLLGEPNNDSPLNGHAAELWANQTAYKKHLLEHYKKASQS, from the exons ATGGCCCAGAATATCGCACCCGTCACGGCCTCCAGCAGTAATGTGACCAAAAGCAGCCCAGAGAAGGCACTGGCGGGGCGGGACAGCCACTCAGTAACCAAAAG ATTACAGCATGAGCTCATGACACTCATGATCTCTAAAGACAAAGGCATTTCTGCTTTTCCTGATGGAGACAACCTTTTCAAATGGGTGGGCACTATCACTGGCCCAGCCTCCACA GTATATGAAGGATTGTCTTACCGTCTGTCCCTGGAATTCCCCAGCAGTTATCCATACACAGCACCCACTGTCAAATTCATTACAACTTGCTTTCATCCCAATGTTGACTTGCATGGTAATATTTGCCTTGACATCTTGAAGGAGAAGTGGTCAGCATCGTACGATGTGCGAGCTGTTTTGCTCTCCATACAGTCACTGCTTGGAG AACCCAACAATGACAGTCCCCTCAATGGCCATGCTGCAGAGCTATGGGCCAACCAGACGGCCTACAAGAAGCACTTGCTGGAACATTACAAAAAGGCAAGCCAGTCCTGA